From a single Rhodococcus jostii RHA1 genomic region:
- a CDS encoding acyl-CoA dehydrogenase family protein yields MTDWVQQAQDLTDEVLRPAAAEVDRSGKIPRSHFAALRGRGFYGLTFATTDPVNTLADVGEILVSGCLATAFVWAQHHGTLLRMVMSRNDTLKAQFLAGLQSGAVTSGVSGSGYANPENPFIVATETDDGYTITGQAPFVTGWGLVDVIGVTAYDTRAQKTVTFLMDATDGPNVHANRIPLSAANASHTVELTFNGHHIPHTAVIHVRKTPRGGLSIADRAILRINGSLALGVARACLTEADRIGHPCPQLWETHATIREALNNTATGDGDIYDARARASQFAVTAANYVATAAGSRSVQHGEPTERMAREATFSMVCTTTPEIKSRILTTRHPQ; encoded by the coding sequence ATGACTGACTGGGTGCAGCAAGCGCAGGACCTCACCGACGAGGTGCTGCGGCCCGCTGCGGCGGAGGTCGACAGGTCGGGGAAGATCCCGCGATCGCACTTCGCCGCACTACGCGGCCGGGGCTTCTACGGCCTCACCTTCGCCACCACAGACCCCGTCAACACCCTCGCCGACGTCGGCGAAATCCTCGTCAGCGGATGCCTGGCGACCGCATTCGTCTGGGCCCAGCACCACGGCACCCTGCTCCGGATGGTGATGTCGAGAAACGACACCCTCAAGGCACAATTTCTCGCCGGCCTGCAGAGCGGCGCCGTCACATCCGGGGTGTCCGGCAGCGGCTACGCGAACCCGGAGAACCCCTTTATCGTCGCGACCGAAACAGACGATGGATACACCATTACCGGGCAGGCACCGTTCGTCACCGGATGGGGTCTTGTCGACGTCATCGGTGTCACCGCATACGACACCCGAGCACAGAAAACAGTCACCTTCCTCATGGACGCGACCGACGGCCCAAACGTCCACGCGAACCGAATCCCGCTGTCCGCGGCCAACGCATCCCACACCGTCGAACTGACCTTCAACGGACACCACATCCCCCACACCGCAGTCATCCACGTCCGAAAGACTCCTCGCGGCGGACTCAGCATCGCGGACCGGGCGATTCTCCGGATCAACGGCTCCCTCGCCCTCGGCGTGGCACGAGCCTGCCTGACCGAAGCCGACCGCATCGGACACCCCTGCCCACAACTGTGGGAAACCCACGCCACAATCCGCGAGGCCCTCAACAACACGGCCACCGGCGACGGAGACATCTACGACGCCCGCGCCCGCGCCAGCCAATTCGCCGTCACCGCCGCCAACTACGTCGCCACCGCCGCAGGAAGCCGATCCGTCCAACACGGCGAACCCACCGAGAGAATGGCCCGGGAAGCCACCTTCAGCATGGTCTGCACCACCACCCCGGAAATCAAGTCACGCATCCTGACCACCCGTCACCCCCAGTGA
- a CDS encoding Rep protein, whose translation MAVATAHARFADSTTGRGVTASRQLIAHHAGVSLSVINRARRVLKTLQMGVELERGRTLRTHEYLAAELHHGGQQHHAASVWALSSPKHIVDATPPPPQRPSRPRRARAARRLARHRTRPQQPTTAASTTHPQATGADTLSPGTYVPSHNLSLRSTHQRAHARPTTPTPQPRPLHLQRAAATLIARSPDITHGHIGTICDTITAAGIDTTRWTGHDIAQTLDRDTTQRGWTWPTADRISSPAALLRWRLTHIDWTGPSPSQHRTAADARRRREQHARRTAIHHRNAMQATPEQREAALAQIRRTLRHTTHRRLDLR comes from the coding sequence ATGGCCGTCGCCACAGCCCACGCCCGATTCGCGGATTCCACCACCGGCCGCGGTGTCACCGCGTCCCGGCAACTCATCGCACACCACGCCGGTGTCTCACTCTCCGTGATCAACCGGGCCCGCCGCGTCCTCAAAACCCTCCAGATGGGTGTCGAACTCGAACGCGGCCGCACCCTTCGCACCCATGAATACCTGGCCGCCGAACTCCACCACGGCGGCCAACAACACCACGCCGCCTCCGTGTGGGCACTCAGCTCACCGAAACACATCGTCGACGCCACACCCCCACCCCCACAACGACCATCGCGTCCGCGCCGCGCCCGCGCCGCCAGACGTCTCGCACGCCACCGCACCCGGCCCCAACAACCGACCACCGCGGCCAGCACCACTCATCCCCAGGCCACCGGCGCTGACACCCTATCCCCCGGTACTTACGTTCCTTCACATAATCTTTCGTTACGAAGCACTCACCAACGCGCACACGCGCGGCCCACCACACCCACCCCACAACCCCGACCACTCCACCTCCAACGAGCCGCCGCCACCCTCATCGCCCGCTCCCCCGATATCACCCACGGCCATATCGGCACCATCTGCGACACCATCACGGCCGCCGGCATCGACACCACCCGCTGGACCGGCCACGACATCGCACAGACCCTCGACCGCGACACCACCCAACGCGGGTGGACCTGGCCCACCGCAGACCGGATCAGCTCACCGGCCGCCCTCCTCCGCTGGCGACTGACCCACATCGACTGGACCGGCCCCTCCCCCAGCCAGCACCGCACCGCAGCCGACGCCCGGCGCCGCCGCGAACAGCACGCCCGCCGCACCGCCATCCACCATCGCAACGCCATGCAAGCAACCCCGGAGCAGCGGGAAGCCGCCCTCGCACAGATCCGCCGGACCCTGCGTCACACCACACATCGCCGACTTGATCTCCGATGA